Proteins from one Thermodesulfobacteriota bacterium genomic window:
- a CDS encoding glycosyltransferase — protein sequence MSEKSLFFSIIIPTYNRPEQLKACLRSIAGLDYPRNRFEVIVVDDGGSVSLKDLVEMFDGQLDIKLVTQKNTGPASARNLGAINAKGEFLSFIDDDCMASSNWLKELADALIENPTCLIGGYTVNALPENLFSTSSQTLVHYLYTYYNDRFDQSRFFTSNNMALSAVLFRDLGGFDVTTLRATAEDRELCDRWLYHGYKMYYIPNAVVYHSHFLTFGSFLHQHFNYGRGAFYYHQARARRHSKGIRIEPLFFYLNLIHYPFSKFEKREAFFVAVLLVISQIANAAGFLYESFYRRIKDNYKLALKGLSHRE from the coding sequence ATGTCAGAAAAATCATTATTTTTCTCGATAATCATCCCGACCTACAATCGCCCTGAACAGTTAAAAGCCTGTCTCCGCTCAATTGCTGGTCTAGACTATCCACGCAATCGTTTTGAGGTAATCGTAGTTGATGACGGCGGCTCGGTATCTCTTAAAGATTTAGTCGAAATGTTTGACGGCCAACTGGATATAAAACTAGTTACCCAGAAGAATACAGGCCCGGCTTCGGCTCGAAACCTAGGTGCCATCAATGCTAAGGGAGAATTCCTGTCCTTCATCGATGATGACTGCATGGCCTCTTCAAATTGGCTGAAAGAATTAGCTGATGCACTAATCGAAAACCCGACCTGTTTGATCGGTGGATATACTGTTAACGCTCTTCCCGAAAACCTATTTTCAACATCCAGCCAGACCCTGGTTCACTACCTGTACACTTACTATAACGATAGATTTGACCAATCACGCTTTTTCACTTCAAACAATATGGCACTGTCGGCTGTTCTTTTCAGAGACCTAGGCGGTTTCGACGTAACTACCTTACGGGCTACTGCCGAGGACCGCGAGCTTTGCGACCGTTGGCTTTATCACGGTTATAAAATGTACTATATACCGAATGCGGTAGTATATCACTCTCATTTTCTCACCTTTGGCAGTTTCCTACACCAGCATTTCAACTATGGGCGTGGAGCTTTCTATTATCACCAGGCGCGCGCCCGCCGACACAGCAAAGGCATCCGGATCGAGCCTTTATTCTTTTATCTAAATTTGATACACTATCCGTTCTCCAAGTTTGAAAAACGGGAAGCGTTTTTTGTTGCGGTTTTACTGGTGATATCACAAATAGCCAACGCCGCCGGCTTCTTGTACGAAAGTTTTTATAGGAGAATAAAGGACAACTATAAGCTGGCACTTAAAGGTTTAAGTCACCGTGAATAA
- a CDS encoding Gfo/Idh/MocA family oxidoreductase: protein MGNLACVRTVFSSAARELPLWTRTRQSGGGVLLDRASHHVHMIYFLFEEEIIEVSVKLWSQLSEDDSAVVEMRLARGLPVQSFFSLSAADEDRLEIYGQSGKPLLDRYSADFKLTAPTYEYGRVEQIKPGLSYILSGFKRVIRPMGEPSFLLASNSFVSAAKSGNPGIHPDIEDAYRSLAVIEAMERSALAGESVSPLYNYQLPGDIHPKASIAD, encoded by the coding sequence CTGGGAAATTTAGCTTGTGTTCGAACCGTCTTTTCCTCGGCAGCGCGTGAATTGCCCTTGTGGACAAGGACTAGGCAAAGCGGAGGGGGCGTATTGCTTGACCGGGCTTCTCATCACGTACATATGATTTATTTTCTCTTTGAAGAAGAAATCATCGAGGTCTCGGTGAAGTTGTGGTCGCAACTGAGCGAAGATGACAGCGCTGTAGTAGAAATGCGACTAGCTAGAGGCTTACCGGTGCAGTCCTTCTTCTCACTCAGCGCCGCAGATGAGGATCGTCTTGAAATCTATGGTCAATCCGGGAAGCCCCTGTTAGACCGGTATTCTGCCGATTTCAAGTTAACGGCGCCAACTTACGAATATGGCCGCGTCGAACAAATAAAACCCGGGCTCAGTTATATACTCTCAGGCTTTAAACGAGTCATTCGTCCTATGGGGGAACCGTCATTCCTGCTTGCTTCAAATTCATTTGTTTCAGCAGCAAAATCGGGAAACCCGGGCATTCATCCGGACATTGAGGATGCATATCGCAGTCTTGCGGTAATCGAGGCAATGGAGAGATCTGCACTGGCTGGAGAGTCGGTCTCTCCCTTATATAATTACCAATTGCCGGGCGATATCCATCCCAAAGCTTCGATAGCAGATTGA
- a CDS encoding glycosyltransferase, giving the protein MGNFSRIDSKTTYEKSALLSIIVLTYNRKDLLLDCLDSLFSQTIRSEDLEIIVVDDGSTDGTDAIVKDISQKHPGLRYCRQAHKGIPAARNRGIAASSGDIVAIVADDYLLAPDYAETIIRFFREKPAAMVVRFKIVAADYDFASRVCHFYYDVSVRRRLNVEETTEESRLASLKKRWQRLPVTEERITTRHELEAAGGAAFRKEVFRIVGFFDESLMRGEDTDMTRRLREKGVPVYYYPYHQIKHRYSQGILSTAYKCFMSGRHGWNYYNKYSNSSVGLSHLAILGIKGKLSVMLDAFWRARQTSTAGEFILYLPFMFLFEISNKLGFLWGALHTKWTNLTESRTKPRLDSR; this is encoded by the coding sequence ATGGGTAATTTCTCCAGAATAGATTCGAAAACAACATATGAAAAATCAGCGCTTTTATCCATCATCGTACTGACTTACAACCGTAAAGATTTACTTCTTGACTGCCTGGATTCCCTGTTTTCGCAGACAATCAGGAGCGAAGATCTAGAGATTATAGTCGTGGATGATGGCTCGACAGATGGTACTGATGCTATCGTCAAAGATATTTCCCAGAAGCACCCGGGCTTAAGATACTGCAGACAAGCTCATAAGGGAATTCCGGCGGCGAGAAACAGAGGTATTGCCGCTTCCTCTGGAGATATAGTAGCGATCGTGGCTGATGACTACCTCCTGGCGCCGGATTATGCAGAAACTATAATCAGATTCTTTAGGGAAAAACCGGCAGCCATGGTTGTGCGTTTCAAAATCGTAGCCGCTGATTATGATTTCGCTAGCAGAGTATGCCACTTCTATTACGACGTCAGTGTGAGAAGGCGCCTGAACGTCGAAGAAACTACAGAGGAAAGCCGGCTGGCATCCTTGAAAAAAAGATGGCAAAGGCTTCCCGTAACTGAGGAAAGAATAACCACACGACATGAGTTAGAAGCAGCTGGAGGTGCCGCTTTCAGGAAGGAAGTTTTCCGAATCGTAGGATTTTTTGATGAATCCCTGATGAGGGGAGAGGATACAGACATGACCAGGCGCCTCCGTGAAAAGGGAGTGCCAGTATATTATTATCCCTACCATCAGATAAAACACCGGTATAGCCAGGGCATTCTTTCTACTGCCTATAAGTGTTTTATGAGCGGGCGCCATGGCTGGAACTATTACAATAAGTACTCAAATAGTTCCGTTGGATTATCCCATTTAGCTATTTTGGGAATTAAGGGAAAGTTATCAGTAATGCTGGATGCATTCTGGAGAGCTCGACAAACTAGTACAGCGGGCGAATTCATACTTTATCTTCCCTTTATGTTTTTATTCGAGATTTCCAATAAACTGGGATTTCTCTGGGGCGCTCTTCATACCAAGTGGACTAATTTGACCGAGAGCCGTACAAAACCTCGGCTCGATAGTAGGTAA
- a CDS encoding sulfatase produces MMKFSPLRKSAILTVSLILLFSFFAIGFSYLEPVKTKRMMRQTYSLYRQFFIEKKPRQRSITEYKPVILHYSSTTGGKGGSNQKGLPVRLLDMEFKTDTEHQIIKTSVNLDGQQRNAITGIAPFNFSYRLFVPKDGHLWFGINQERDHTIAADLKFSVQVSNKSGRENLLDLRLPTEHIGWKNVSLDLSAFAGQEVNLKFDVTTEHSSKEKSATTDQSVKAYWSDLFITNSTNRPNIFIILVDTLRPDHLGCYGYERSTSPNIDRLALEGVRFEKAFSQAPWTDPSILTLFTGLYPSDVWEPSRHKVAIRQALPSGVDALAEILSANGYFAVAASDHPGVTYRRFGQGFDIFSALYYVDGPWVGWRETDAEKILAQLNTLLEGRQGNPLFTYVHLIYPHQPYEPPSPYDNYFGRGTYEVSSENRQYVINMYDGEVKLADDVVGLILKEIRRLNLDNDSIVILLSDHGEGFWEHGLWEHGNSLYNELLHVPLIIHAPNRLPKGKTVKELVRTVDLMPTILDLVEVEYDKAGLRGASLLPMVKKEDTKAPELSSPRQAQTNDEDWGRMAFSEFPHTRIIFGRSIQSVEGKLIDPDLGDTSLEYYKIAEDPKELNNQIQNEGGKASELMDIMNEISNSTSNNRAKYPNERHEPSEETIRKLRSLGYVQ; encoded by the coding sequence ATGATGAAGTTTAGCCCGCTTAGAAAGTCTGCTATTTTGACCGTTTCGCTAATTTTATTGTTTTCGTTTTTTGCCATTGGTTTTAGTTATCTGGAGCCGGTCAAAACTAAAAGGATGATGCGCCAGACCTATAGCCTATACAGGCAGTTTTTCATCGAGAAGAAACCGAGACAACGAAGCATCACCGAATATAAGCCCGTTATATTGCATTATTCCTCAACAACCGGAGGTAAAGGAGGTTCCAACCAAAAAGGGTTACCGGTGAGGCTGCTGGATATGGAATTTAAAACCGATACCGAACATCAAATCATCAAGACGTCGGTTAATCTTGACGGACAGCAGCGAAATGCAATCACCGGCATCGCACCCTTTAACTTCTCTTATCGACTGTTTGTTCCTAAAGACGGCCATCTTTGGTTTGGAATTAACCAAGAGCGCGATCATACAATTGCCGCTGATTTAAAGTTTAGCGTTCAGGTGTCAAACAAATCCGGTAGAGAAAACCTCCTAGACCTTCGGCTGCCCACCGAGCACATCGGATGGAAGAACGTCTCACTTGACCTGAGCGCCTTTGCCGGTCAAGAGGTTAATCTTAAGTTCGATGTTACTACGGAACACTCCAGCAAGGAAAAGAGCGCGACAACCGACCAATCCGTCAAAGCCTACTGGAGCGACCTCTTTATCACCAACTCGACTAACCGGCCGAACATATTCATCATATTGGTGGACACCTTGAGGCCCGACCATCTCGGCTGTTATGGATATGAACGCTCCACCAGCCCAAACATAGACAGGCTGGCTCTTGAAGGGGTTCGGTTTGAAAAGGCCTTCTCACAAGCTCCCTGGACGGACCCTTCAATACTCACCCTTTTCACCGGTCTTTATCCCTCGGATGTGTGGGAACCAAGCCGTCACAAAGTAGCCATAAGGCAAGCCCTTCCGTCCGGTGTCGATGCGTTGGCTGAGATTCTGTCCGCCAATGGATACTTCGCCGTGGCGGCATCCGACCATCCCGGAGTGACGTACAGGCGTTTCGGCCAGGGCTTTGATATCTTCTCCGCATTATACTATGTCGATGGGCCCTGGGTGGGGTGGCGGGAGACCGATGCCGAAAAGATACTGGCACAACTAAACACCCTGCTGGAAGGACGTCAGGGAAACCCGTTATTCACCTACGTCCATTTGATATATCCTCATCAGCCCTACGAACCACCATCACCCTACGACAATTACTTCGGGCGGGGCACATATGAGGTCAGTTCCGAAAACAGGCAATATGTTATAAACATGTACGACGGAGAGGTAAAACTAGCCGATGATGTTGTCGGACTTATCCTCAAAGAGATCCGGAGATTAAACCTAGACAATGATTCTATCGTTATCTTATTATCCGACCACGGCGAGGGTTTCTGGGAGCACGGGTTATGGGAGCATGGCAACTCTCTTTATAATGAGTTGCTGCATGTACCCTTAATCATACATGCGCCAAACCGTCTCCCTAAAGGTAAAACGGTAAAGGAACTGGTGAGAACCGTAGACTTAATGCCCACAATCCTCGACCTGGTCGAAGTTGAATACGATAAAGCAGGATTAAGAGGAGCCTCCCTCCTGCCGATGGTGAAAAAAGAAGACACCAAGGCCCCAGAGCTAAGCTCTCCTCGCCAAGCTCAGACTAACGACGAAGACTGGGGACGAATGGCTTTCAGCGAATTTCCACATACACGAATAATATTCGGCCGGTCGATTCAGTCAGTTGAGGGGAAACTCATCGACCCCGACCTCGGAGACACATCCTTGGAGTATTACAAAATTGCGGAAGACCCAAAGGAACTCAACAATCAAATCCAGAACGAGGGGGGAAAAGCTTCTGAGCTGATGGACATAATGAACGAAATTAGTAACAGCACATCGAATAATCGAGCGAAATACCCCAACGAGCGGCACGAACCCTCGGAGGAAACAATAAGAAAACTGAGATCGCTGGGATACGTTCAGTAA
- a CDS encoding DUF3048 domain-containing protein, with translation MPFQTDDLVCPDCHDVIVFDVKDDQGALACIAGHGPWPVENGIVRFTASALSHENRWISPCREWNGWEPWGWVIRRNSHWGIPHLLRPMLARPGRYPLQIVDLGCGGGWEFLTGFGHVTGVDYRTAALKSAASLYDRVILSSVDKLPFADNSADVVVSIWLFEHLPERQFVATLREVRRILRPGGRLIFFTDLDSSKPILRWAKQFPELYARHHVDAVGHHGLRSLRYTKFLLQREGFVENETVAVNKSSLLQPVTALWMFNNELGRKSLALRLYLLGCKMALKSRLLYRPLYLLLMEYHRLADRWLPETFAFSAAFDWILPETHGASISVITKKAKVVSDKGETDPWCGLPVSEENRGRRPVAVMLDNSGRSHPQRGLASASLVIGAPVEGGLTRLMPVFSRDFNSVVGPVRSARPYFIDWAEAFQPFFVHCGGSPEARIRLEHPEQVIDLECLYRQHETGQPEVIQNAPILVTEDGRTPPHHIFVLPRRIFDKLYELKLNLPQSLEESRINDPDSLSHYCPELQPSFRDEPAHNEEISKGVRVLIHSHPGAPYPEQFDWDKKVKGFRRSVLNTPMGEDATRDPNLIITNLVLVWVPTTRIPGDVKGRLRINTCGEGPAQVWCGPHPEEATWHKIHSGGPLQFRDIFGNPFILRRGLTWIYALPEEAIVSVMNS, from the coding sequence ATGCCATTTCAAACAGACGACCTGGTCTGTCCCGATTGTCACGATGTCATAGTATTTGATGTGAAAGATGACCAGGGAGCACTAGCATGCATTGCCGGTCATGGGCCGTGGCCGGTGGAAAACGGAATTGTCCGGTTCACAGCGAGTGCTCTTTCCCATGAAAACCGTTGGATATCGCCATGCCGTGAGTGGAATGGCTGGGAGCCGTGGGGATGGGTTATACGCAGAAATTCCCACTGGGGCATACCCCACCTTTTACGACCGATGCTGGCACGGCCCGGGCGTTACCCATTACAAATCGTCGACCTGGGCTGTGGAGGAGGCTGGGAGTTTTTAACCGGCTTTGGGCATGTAACCGGAGTGGATTACCGTACCGCAGCTCTGAAGAGCGCTGCATCTCTATACGATCGAGTCATCCTTTCATCGGTGGACAAGCTGCCTTTTGCCGACAATTCTGCGGACGTGGTGGTTAGTATATGGCTGTTCGAGCACCTTCCCGAAAGGCAATTTGTCGCTACTTTGCGCGAGGTACGGCGCATATTGCGGCCGGGAGGGCGTTTGATCTTCTTCACAGACCTGGACTCATCCAAACCGATTCTTCGCTGGGCAAAACAATTCCCAGAACTCTATGCCCGCCACCATGTAGATGCCGTGGGGCACCACGGGCTTCGCTCGCTCCGCTACACTAAGTTCTTGCTCCAGCGTGAAGGTTTTGTGGAGAACGAAACAGTCGCGGTCAACAAGAGTAGCTTGCTCCAGCCGGTGACGGCTCTTTGGATGTTCAACAACGAACTTGGCCGAAAGTCCTTGGCACTTCGTCTTTACTTACTCGGATGCAAAATGGCTCTCAAGTCGCGTTTGCTATACCGGCCTTTATACCTTTTACTCATGGAATATCACCGGCTTGCCGATCGCTGGTTGCCTGAAACCTTCGCCTTCAGCGCAGCGTTTGACTGGATACTCCCGGAAACACACGGCGCATCCATATCGGTAATAACAAAGAAAGCCAAGGTTGTGAGCGATAAAGGTGAAACAGATCCCTGGTGCGGATTGCCCGTTTCTGAGGAGAATCGGGGACGTAGGCCAGTGGCCGTAATGTTAGATAATTCGGGTCGCTCGCATCCGCAAAGAGGATTAGCATCTGCATCACTGGTGATCGGGGCACCCGTCGAAGGAGGCTTGACACGTCTTATGCCCGTCTTTTCTCGAGACTTTAATAGCGTTGTCGGACCGGTACGGAGTGCCCGTCCATACTTTATAGACTGGGCAGAAGCCTTCCAGCCATTCTTTGTCCACTGTGGAGGAAGTCCTGAGGCCCGGATCCGTCTTGAACATCCGGAGCAGGTGATAGACCTCGAATGCCTCTACCGTCAGCACGAAACAGGGCAGCCTGAGGTTATTCAGAATGCACCCATACTGGTGACAGAAGACGGGAGAACTCCTCCCCACCATATATTTGTCTTGCCGAGAAGGATCTTCGACAAGCTCTATGAGCTTAAGCTTAATCTTCCCCAGAGTCTTGAGGAATCAAGAATAAATGACCCGGATTCGCTATCCCATTACTGCCCTGAACTCCAGCCCTCCTTCCGCGATGAACCCGCCCATAATGAGGAGATTTCTAAGGGAGTCCGAGTTCTAATTCATTCGCATCCCGGAGCTCCCTATCCCGAACAATTTGACTGGGACAAAAAAGTAAAGGGATTTAGACGCTCCGTTCTAAATACGCCTATGGGTGAGGACGCTACACGAGACCCAAATCTCATCATCACCAATTTGGTTTTGGTCTGGGTTCCCACCACCAGAATACCCGGAGACGTCAAAGGGAGATTGCGAATCAATACTTGTGGAGAAGGACCAGCCCAGGTCTGGTGTGGCCCTCATCCAGAGGAAGCCACTTGGCACAAAATCCACAGCGGGGGCCCACTTCAATTTCGAGACATATTCGGGAATCCCTTTATCCTGCGCCGTGGACTCACCTGGATTTACGCTCTTCCCGAAGAGGCCATAGTCAGTGTGATGAACTCATGA
- a CDS encoding glycosyltransferase family 2 protein — MMISIVIPTYNRSDKLTSLLNSLVPQVRKNLLENSVEILVVDDHSQQAVVDRIRNLWDRDEYSFLKFFWLERNRGPSFARNYGLSRCTGEIIVFLDDDCILEPNYVLETIRVHKEHPEALVVNGNLKKLRDSYLSNFWFYNYNAAFNRKGCKFYRVNRLSSGNFSIKRTLLKKINPIFDQSLPSREDYDLYLRFREKKIDIYKSDDIVAHYDCRDSLVSFIKQRIWYSKGEYYLRKKHNLELIIADQEAHRLDIRQDYPYLAILLGLVWRLSMKYWKLRDRVSKISPY, encoded by the coding sequence ATGATGATTTCGATCGTTATTCCCACCTATAACCGGTCGGACAAGCTGACCAGTTTATTGAATTCCTTGGTTCCTCAAGTCCGAAAGAACCTTCTCGAAAATAGCGTCGAAATATTGGTCGTCGATGATCATAGCCAGCAGGCAGTGGTGGACAGAATTCGGAATCTTTGGGACAGAGACGAGTATTCTTTCCTCAAGTTTTTTTGGTTAGAGAGAAACCGGGGGCCAAGCTTCGCCAGAAATTATGGATTGAGTCGATGTACCGGCGAAATTATCGTTTTTCTGGATGATGATTGCATACTCGAACCGAATTATGTCCTGGAAACTATTAGAGTACATAAAGAGCACCCTGAGGCTTTGGTGGTCAACGGCAATCTTAAAAAACTGAGGGACAGTTATCTGTCCAACTTCTGGTTCTACAACTACAATGCTGCATTTAACCGGAAAGGCTGCAAATTCTATAGAGTAAATAGGTTATCATCCGGCAACTTTTCGATTAAGAGAACGCTCTTAAAAAAAATAAATCCCATCTTTGACCAATCTCTTCCATCGAGAGAGGATTATGACCTTTACCTCCGTTTCAGAGAAAAGAAGATCGACATTTATAAATCCGATGATATCGTCGCCCATTACGACTGTCGGGATTCGCTGGTTAGTTTTATAAAGCAGAGAATATGGTATAGCAAGGGTGAGTATTATTTAAGGAAAAAACATAATTTGGAACTTATTATTGCCGACCAGGAAGCACATAGACTTGATATAAGGCAGGACTATCCTTACCTGGCAATCTTGCTCGGGCTCGTTTGGCGCCTCAGCATGAAATACTGGAAGCTAAGAGATAGGGTCAGTAAAATCAGTCCCTATTGA
- a CDS encoding oligosaccharide flippase family protein translates to MGKSFGNPFRHLADGTVRLFLAEALILPTGFITTVFLTRTLGPGGYGLFTLSITLFLWASVFANSLFTRSTIKFVSETNDWRQVATASLRLHLITGVCTAILFWSLSKLIASFLDEPKLETYLKLFAFEVLVLSLVQAHRSIIIGIGHFRDRAVASAIRWPARLFLIVLFVEMGLSVSGAILGSIGATVVELFVYRLYVRPSLLSKSVFPVRKLLSYAPPLLFFAIFMQLFSSIDVFALKALGGTANDAGIYGAAQNLSIIPTIFATSFSPLLLSSLGHLIKSEQIKTARKMGGDAMRLILCMLPFAAMASGAAREVVALVFGQAFAATAPLLSLLIFAKVAIVIITVAAIIMISAERPGWTLAIGGPVLIIAGIGHLLMIPEYGALGAALVTTLVASGGALAAMVAVYSLWRVYPRLGTVARTLFLSALAYSAATFWQTPGALVILKLLAITTVITLGYRMLGEFNSSEREFLRSFFSSQLQPKQNPSLPK, encoded by the coding sequence ATGGGTAAATCATTCGGTAATCCATTTCGTCATTTAGCGGACGGGACGGTTAGGCTCTTTTTAGCCGAGGCATTAATCCTTCCTACCGGTTTTATAACCACGGTCTTTCTGACGCGTACGCTAGGCCCGGGGGGATATGGCCTATTCACACTGTCCATCACGTTATTCCTTTGGGCGTCGGTGTTCGCAAATTCCTTGTTCACTCGCTCGACTATAAAATTCGTCAGTGAGACAAATGATTGGCGGCAGGTTGCCACCGCCTCCCTTCGCTTACACTTAATCACCGGAGTGTGTACCGCTATTTTATTTTGGTCATTGTCTAAACTTATTGCCTCATTCTTAGACGAGCCCAAGCTCGAGACCTACTTGAAGCTATTCGCGTTTGAAGTGTTAGTCCTTAGCCTGGTTCAGGCCCATCGCAGTATTATCATCGGTATAGGACATTTTCGGGACAGGGCTGTGGCCAGCGCCATTCGCTGGCCGGCCAGGCTGTTTTTGATTGTATTGTTCGTGGAAATGGGTCTCTCCGTGTCCGGTGCTATACTCGGCAGTATAGGCGCTACCGTGGTCGAGCTTTTCGTCTATCGATTATACGTCCGTCCATCCTTGCTCTCTAAATCGGTTTTCCCGGTGAGAAAACTCTTGAGCTATGCTCCCCCACTGCTCTTCTTTGCGATCTTCATGCAGCTCTTCAGCAGTATAGACGTATTTGCCCTGAAGGCCCTGGGCGGGACAGCAAATGACGCCGGCATCTACGGTGCGGCACAAAACCTTTCTATAATTCCCACTATCTTCGCCACTTCTTTTTCCCCTCTCCTGCTTTCTTCACTAGGTCATTTGATAAAATCAGAGCAAATAAAAACTGCTCGGAAGATGGGCGGCGACGCCATGCGGTTGATTTTATGCATGCTCCCATTTGCCGCCATGGCTTCCGGGGCCGCCCGGGAGGTTGTGGCTTTAGTCTTCGGTCAAGCCTTCGCCGCCACAGCCCCTTTGCTATCTTTATTGATATTTGCCAAAGTGGCAATCGTAATCATAACCGTCGCCGCCATCATCATGATATCGGCTGAGCGGCCAGGATGGACTTTAGCCATCGGCGGCCCGGTACTGATAATAGCTGGGATAGGTCATTTATTGATGATTCCGGAATACGGGGCTTTAGGAGCAGCCTTAGTCACCACTTTAGTTGCCTCCGGAGGTGCCCTGGCCGCCATGGTCGCAGTGTACTCATTATGGAGGGTCTATCCTCGTCTGGGCACGGTGGCAAGGACCCTTTTTCTCTCGGCGCTAGCCTATTCAGCAGCGACCTTCTGGCAGACCCCTGGTGCCTTGGTAATTCTAAAGCTTCTGGCAATAACCACAGTGATCACCCTGGGATACAGAATGCTGGGAGAATTCAACAGCAGCGAACGGGAGTTCTTGCGGTCCTTCTTTAGCTCCCAATTACAGCCCAAGCAGAATCCTTCATTGCCAAAATGA
- a CDS encoding Gfo/Idh/MocA family oxidoreductase, with amino-acid sequence MSVLRIGLLGFGRIAQLVHLNNLAGFPGAEFVRIAKSDPTRREEARRLAPKAAIFDDYHHLLKMKEMEAIIICLPHALQAQSAIAAFEAGKHVYLKKLIANGTADALLVLRAWEKPEQLG; translated from the coding sequence ATGTCCGTCCTAAGGATAGGACTTCTTGGCTTTGGGCGCATCGCCCAGTTAGTGCATCTTAACAACTTGGCTGGTTTCCCCGGAGCAGAATTTGTCCGGATTGCCAAGTCAGACCCGACACGTCGGGAAGAAGCCAGAAGGCTTGCGCCAAAAGCGGCTATTTTTGATGATTATCACCACCTCCTAAAAATGAAGGAAATGGAAGCTATCATTATCTGTCTTCCCCATGCTCTACAAGCTCAGTCCGCCATAGCTGCTTTCGAGGCCGGTAAACACGTTTACCTGAAGAAGCTAATTGCTAACGGTACTGCCGATGCTCTTCTAGTTTTGAGAGCCTGGGAAAAGCCGGAACAGTTGGGATGA
- a CDS encoding nodulation protein NodZ: MSEDKFLLVKGRAGLGNRILCLLSAILYARLTGRRLIVDWSDDAYSNDGSNVFSSLFQCPLTGQMDEIPATDSVRPGIWRGHLHQSALDMILLYPEASLRYPETWRAFSVDLSRLDYPEDVLVMWSYVEQVYIMRRHFKGSYQELSRLSTKAILRSILQKNLKPHSLIQERVKQFKLKRFNQKTVGVHVRYMDKKARISAILGRLETLIRREPNLQIFLATDNKEIENIFLDRYRNVISTEKWYPSSGKSMHRNPESPDRLMHGIEALVDLYLLASCDYLILDESSSFSYVASLITNTPNSNIFNVQLGHMIPPEVRHQIWSLKIRLQWSLRKLGLAK; encoded by the coding sequence ATGAGTGAAGATAAATTTTTGTTGGTCAAAGGCAGGGCCGGCTTGGGCAACCGAATACTTTGCCTCCTGTCGGCAATTCTATATGCGCGGCTTACCGGGCGCAGATTGATTGTCGACTGGAGTGACGATGCCTATTCTAACGACGGTTCCAATGTCTTTAGCAGCTTATTTCAGTGCCCATTGACCGGCCAGATGGATGAGATTCCAGCTACAGACTCGGTAAGACCAGGCATATGGCGAGGCCACTTGCACCAGTCCGCGCTAGATATGATTCTGCTTTATCCGGAAGCCTCTTTGCGCTATCCGGAAACATGGCGCGCATTCTCAGTAGACCTGTCCCGGCTGGACTACCCGGAGGATGTTTTAGTTATGTGGTCATACGTCGAGCAGGTATACATAATGAGAAGACATTTCAAGGGCTCTTACCAAGAACTAAGTAGGCTAAGCACAAAAGCCATACTGAGAAGCATACTTCAGAAAAATTTAAAGCCCCATTCCTTGATTCAAGAACGGGTGAAACAATTCAAGTTAAAGAGGTTCAATCAAAAGACGGTTGGCGTGCATGTTCGTTACATGGATAAAAAGGCCCGGATCTCAGCCATCTTGGGCAGGCTCGAAACCCTAATCAGACGTGAACCCAATCTGCAAATCTTTCTGGCAACAGACAACAAAGAAATAGAGAATATATTCCTCGATAGATACCGGAATGTAATCAGCACGGAGAAGTGGTATCCATCATCCGGAAAATCCATGCACCGTAATCCGGAATCGCCGGACCGACTGATGCACGGGATCGAAGCCCTGGTTGACCTGTATTTACTGGCGTCGTGCGATTATTTGATCCTGGATGAGAGCTCATCCTTTTCCTACGTAGCCAGCCTAATAACCAATACACCAAATTCAAACATATTCAATGTACAACTAGGCCATATGATACCGCCGGAAGTGAGACATCAAATCTGGTCACTCAAAATCAGGCTTCAATGGAGTTTAAGGAAATTAGGACTTGCCAAGTAA